In a single window of the Rhopalosiphum padi isolate XX-2018 chromosome 1, ASM2088224v1, whole genome shotgun sequence genome:
- the LOC132932009 gene encoding zinc finger protein Elbow-like → MIMSNENQYLRPDYLTPLPSLDAKNSPLALLAQTCSQIGSDAPAQQNGKTNSDKIGNHHKKTSSSLSSTSSSSSDHGGGGGGGGRDKRSPSLSSSSSSCSNSGSPPGRTSVVHNHLQPTPITPVATTARSSFKPYESCVLRPAAEVAAAAAAAAAATANATSISLDATIRRATPVAIGGAGDRCSSKESASSRKSPAEDAAAASRKHGEQSHNKHSSSSAASVAALMAAAGYPSAHHHPQLSAHPHHHHHMAALGGSPLMSPYFRSGAGAPPLPCRDPYCAGCQLAAHLAAGKQPPQQAATCPAGCTQCDASPKTVAAAAAAAAAAHHHHQQSAAHHQHQQQHQQQHHHHTMAAAYAHAQLAALAAAASQLPYVCSWMGADLPSYCGKRFGTSDELLQHLRTHTSDPAAALPLLQRSYPTPPLSPSAAAAVSRYHPYASGKHHSPYGFPSGYPSSPLAMPPHPGLLPPYFPAVAYSPYAAAAAAAAAPRLGTSPHT, encoded by the exons ATGATCATGAGTAACGAAAACCAATACCTGAGACCGGATTATTTAACTCCTCTACCGTCG TTGGACGCCAAGAACAGTCCACTGGCGCTGTTGGCGCAGACTTGCAGTCAGATCGGATCCGACGCACCGGCGCAGCAGAATGGCAAGACAAACTCGGACAAGATTGGCAACCACCACAAGAAAACGTCGTCGTCACTCTCTTCGACGTCATCGTCGTCTTCCGACCACGGaggcggtggtggcggtggcggccgGGACAAGCGTTCGCCGTCgctttcgtcgtcgtcgtcgtcctgtTCGAACAGCGGTTCGCCGCCCGGCCGGACGTCGGTCGTCCACAACCACCTGCAGCCGACCCCCATCACCCCCGTCGCCACCACGGCCCGGTCGAGTTTCAAACCGTACGAATCGTGCGTTCTCCGACCGGCCGCCGAAGTGGCCGCGGCTGcagccgctgccgccgccgccaccgccaacGCCACGTCGATCAGCCTGGACGCGACCATAAGGAGAGCGACGCCCGTGGCCATCGGTGGCGCCGGTGACCGGTGCAGCAGCAAAGAGAGCGCTTCGAGTCGCAAGTCGCCGGCGGAAGACGCGGCCGCCGCGAGCAGAAAACACGGTGAACAATCGCACAACAAACATTCGTCGTCGTCGGCCGCATCGGTGGCCGCTCTGATGGCGGCCGCCGGTTACCCGTCGGCGCACCACCACCCACAGTTGTCCGCGCACCCGCATCACCATCACCACATGGCTGCGTTGGGCGGATCGCCCCTCATGAGCCCCTATTTCAGATCTGGCGCCGGCGCGCCGCCGCTGCCGTGCCGCGACCCGTACTGCGCGGGTTGCCAGCTGGCCGCTCACTTGGCCGCCGGCAAACAACCACCGCAGCAGGCGGCCACGTGCCCGGCCGGTTGCACGCAATGCGACGCCAGCCCGAAGACGGTGGCGGCCGCGGCCGCTGCCGCCGCAGCCGCTCACCACCATCACCAACAGTCCGCTGCTCACCACCAACACCAACAGCAGCACCAGCAGCAACACCACCACCATACGATGGCCGCGGCGTACGCACACGCCCAACTGGCCGCGCTGGCCGCGGCCGCCAGCCAATTGCCGTACGTGTGTTCGTGGATGGGCGCCGACCTGCCGTCGTACTGCGGCAAGCGGTTCGGCACGTCCGACGAGCTGCTCCAACACCTGCGCACGCACACCTCCGACCCCGCGGCCGCGCTGCCGCTGTTGCAGCGTTCGTACCCGACGCCGCCGCTCAGCCCGTCGGCCGCCGCGGCCGTCAGCCGGTACCACCCGTACGCGTCCGGCAAACATCACTCGCCGTACGGTTTCCCGTCCGGTTACCCGTCCTCGCCGCTGGCCATGCCGCCACATCCGGGCCTGTTGCCGCCGTACTTCCCGGCCGTCGCCTACTCGCcgtacgccgccgccgccgcagccgctGCCGCCCCGCGACTGGGAACGTCGCCGCACACATAA